A genomic stretch from Azospirillum lipoferum 4B includes:
- a CDS encoding thiamine pyrophosphate-dependent dehydrogenase E1 component subunit alpha, which yields MSIHPLDPVQALERMMLIRAYEETLIDLHGRGRAAGTCTSVGQEAPAVGVVSALTADDLILTNHRSAGHLLARGADPGRMLAEVMGKRDGYCGGKSGSLHISAKDLGVVLTSTIVGGELALATGVGLSRRMLDQPGIVACFFGDGAATEGRFQESLNLAAVWTLPILYVCENNQWQAFVHRKETMLADGIAGQAAALGVQSAVVDGNDPLAVFDAACTAIDSIRRTGKPFLLEAMTYRLRGHFEPDDQAYVDRTELAQWRERDPILRLRTRLEREGRLGADGVAAMESRVRATMEAATAFADASPYPGPDALTTDVYA from the coding sequence ATGAGCATTCATCCACTGGACCCCGTCCAGGCCCTGGAACGCATGATGCTGATCCGGGCCTATGAAGAGACGCTGATCGACCTGCATGGCCGCGGCCGCGCCGCCGGAACCTGCACCTCGGTGGGGCAGGAGGCGCCGGCCGTCGGCGTCGTGTCGGCGCTGACCGCCGACGACCTGATCCTCACCAACCACCGCAGCGCCGGCCATCTGCTGGCCCGCGGCGCCGATCCCGGCCGCATGCTGGCGGAGGTGATGGGCAAGCGCGACGGCTATTGCGGCGGCAAGAGCGGGTCGCTGCACATCTCCGCCAAGGATCTGGGCGTCGTGCTGACCTCCACCATCGTCGGTGGCGAACTGGCCCTGGCGACCGGGGTCGGGCTGTCGCGCAGGATGCTGGACCAGCCGGGCATCGTCGCCTGCTTCTTCGGCGACGGCGCCGCCACCGAAGGGCGTTTCCAGGAATCGCTGAACCTCGCCGCGGTATGGACGCTGCCGATCCTCTATGTCTGCGAGAACAACCAGTGGCAGGCCTTCGTCCACCGCAAGGAAACCATGCTGGCCGACGGCATCGCCGGTCAGGCGGCGGCCCTGGGGGTGCAAAGCGCCGTGGTCGACGGCAACGACCCGCTGGCGGTGTTCGATGCCGCCTGCACCGCCATCGACAGCATCCGCCGCACCGGCAAGCCCTTCCTGCTGGAGGCGATGACCTACCGCCTGCGCGGCCATTTCGAGCCCGACGACCAGGCCTATGTCGACCGCACCGAACTGGCCCAGTGGCGGGAGCGCGACCCGATCCTGCGCCTGCGCACGAGGCTGGAACGTGAAGGCCGCCTCGGCGCCGACGGCGTCGCCGCCATGGAGTCCCGCGTCCGCGCGACGATGGAGGCCGCGACCGCCTTCGCCGATGCCAGCCCCTATCCGGGCCCCGATGCCCTGACCACCGACGTCTACGCCTGA
- a CDS encoding ABC transporter permease, giving the protein MTVAGMAPREFLTDRLMLGLVALVALVLGMPSLKPLFATLYPGLDRPLYEAESFVRLTLDHMVLVGLSSLAAILLGGGAGIAVTRPWGREFRGLLETVATMGQTFPPVAVLALAVPVMGFGPEPALIALTLYALLPVVENTVAGLDGVSPAVLDSARGLGMGPAEVLFKVELPLAAPVILAGVRTAVIINVGTAAIASTVGAKTLGLPIIVGLNGSNQAYVIQGALIVAALAVVIDAGFDRLAGWMTRWSRR; this is encoded by the coding sequence ATGACCGTCGCCGGCATGGCCCCGCGGGAGTTCCTGACCGACCGGCTGATGCTGGGGCTGGTGGCGCTGGTGGCGCTGGTGCTGGGCATGCCGTCGCTGAAGCCGCTGTTCGCCACGCTCTATCCCGGCCTCGACCGCCCGCTCTACGAGGCGGAGAGCTTCGTCCGCCTGACGCTGGACCATATGGTGCTGGTCGGCCTCTCCAGCCTCGCCGCCATCCTGCTGGGCGGCGGGGCCGGCATCGCCGTCACGCGCCCCTGGGGGCGGGAGTTCCGCGGCCTGCTGGAGACCGTCGCCACCATGGGCCAGACCTTCCCGCCGGTGGCGGTGCTGGCGCTGGCGGTTCCGGTGATGGGCTTCGGTCCCGAGCCGGCGCTGATCGCGCTGACGCTCTACGCCCTGCTGCCGGTGGTGGAGAACACGGTGGCCGGGCTGGACGGCGTCTCGCCTGCGGTGCTGGACTCCGCCCGCGGCCTCGGCATGGGACCGGCGGAGGTGCTGTTCAAGGTGGAGCTGCCGTTGGCCGCCCCGGTGATCCTGGCCGGCGTGCGGACCGCCGTCATCATCAATGTCGGCACCGCCGCCATCGCCTCCACCGTCGGGGCGAAAACCCTCGGCCTACCCATCATCGTCGGGCTGAACGGATCCAACCAAGCCTACGTCATCCAGGGCGCTTTGATCGTTGCCGCACTTGCGGTGGTGATCGACGCCGGGTTCGACCGGCTGGCCGGATGGATGACACGCTGGTCGCGTCGCTGA
- a CDS encoding ABC transporter ATP-binding protein, which produces MIDFERVSKRFGSWTAVDTVSFSVAEGEFRVLIGPSGSGKSTVLRMINRLIPADEGAIRIDGEDIASLKPEELRRRMGYVIQSVGLFPHWTVERNIATVPALLGWPKPRIRDRVTELLELLNLDPRRYRSAYPHQLSGGQQQRVGVARALAAEPRILLMDEPFSALDPITRASLQTELATIHRRTGTTVVFVTHDMDEALRLGDSIAVMDHGRLIQCATPLEILTRPASPLVRDLVGREEWGLKRLAVETAGDRARPQERVGGEPLPSETPLHRALSEMVSRGAERLPVVDGDGQPAGVLHLSDLVRPAPDRAA; this is translated from the coding sequence ATGATCGATTTCGAGCGCGTGAGCAAGCGCTTCGGCTCCTGGACGGCGGTCGACACCGTGTCCTTCAGCGTGGCGGAGGGCGAGTTCCGCGTGCTGATCGGCCCGTCCGGCTCCGGCAAATCGACGGTGCTGCGCATGATCAACCGGCTGATCCCGGCGGACGAGGGCGCCATCCGCATCGACGGCGAGGACATCGCCTCCCTGAAGCCGGAGGAACTGCGCCGGCGCATGGGCTATGTCATCCAGTCGGTCGGCCTGTTCCCGCATTGGACGGTGGAGCGCAACATCGCCACCGTGCCGGCCTTGCTGGGCTGGCCGAAGCCGCGCATCCGCGACCGGGTGACGGAGCTGCTGGAGCTGCTGAACCTCGACCCGCGCCGCTACCGCTCCGCCTATCCGCACCAGCTGTCCGGCGGGCAGCAGCAGCGCGTCGGCGTCGCCCGCGCGCTGGCGGCGGAGCCGCGCATCCTGCTGATGGATGAGCCGTTCAGCGCGCTGGATCCCATCACCCGCGCCAGCCTGCAGACGGAACTGGCGACCATCCACCGCCGCACCGGCACGACCGTGGTCTTCGTCACCCACGACATGGACGAGGCCTTGCGGCTGGGCGACAGCATCGCGGTTATGGACCATGGCCGCCTGATCCAATGCGCCACCCCGCTGGAAATCCTGACCCGCCCGGCCAGCCCGCTGGTGCGCGACCTCGTGGGGCGGGAGGAATGGGGGCTGAAGCGGCTGGCGGTGGAGACGGCAGGCGACCGTGCCCGCCCGCAGGAACGCGTGGGCGGCGAGCCGCTGCCGTCCGAAACGCCGCTTCACCGCGCCCTGTCGGAAATGGTTTCCCGCGGCGCCGAGCGGCTGCCGGTGGTGGATGGTGACGGCCAGCCCGCCGGGGTGCTGCACCTGTCCGATCTCGTCCGTCCAGCGCCGGACCGGGCGGCATGA